The genomic window agagaaagagagatcagAGGATCTTCTTGAGTGTACCAAACTCATTGattcaccaaaaaaaggaGTCTGCAGCCCGCAGAAACTTGTAGAAGACTCTGGAATATTCCGCAGTCACTCATCGTTGTCTCATTGTTCAGGCTATTCCTTTAGAATGTCTCCCCATGCAATGGACTCATCATATCATCGATCTCTTCCTTTCTCAATGCTTGAGGTAAAAGAAATTGTGTTAAACAGttaatgttgttttgtttgagtttctttctttaccaATGGTGGTTTACATTTTCATGTCTTCAGCAATCTGATATCGATGAGTTGATTGGGACATATGTTTCTGAAAACGTTCATAAGTCACCAAATAGTTTATCTGAAGAGATGGTCAAGTGCATCTCAGAATTATGTCGTCAACTTGTGGATCCAGGATCACTCGACAATGATCTAGAATCGAGCAGTCCTTTCCGCGGGAAAGAGCCTCTGAAGATCATTAGTCGACCTTACGACAAGTTATTAATGGTGAAATCGATTAGTAGAGACTCAGAGAAGTTAAATGCAGTTGAACCTGCTTTGAAACATTTCAGGTTTTCAATCTCAGGCTCTTACAATATCAACTTCTTTTAGTTTAGATATAGCAACTATGTTATTTAATCAATTGTAGACTTCTTCTTGAATTCAAAATTGTTTAGGTCGCTTGTTAATAAGTTAGAAGGAGTGAATCCAAGGAAGTTAAATCATGAAGAAAAGCTAGCTTTCTGGATTAATATACACAACTCTCTGGTTATGCATGTAATGTTAATTTCTCAAACTAAACTTCTTTTAACACCATCTTGTGATTAGTGACAAATCTCTCTAGATATTAATTAGctattttgggtttgtttttgtctcttttgcaGTCGATACTTGTCTATGGGAACCCTAAAAACAGTATGAAAAGAGTATCTGGGTTGCTGAAGGTAGGGTAATCTTACTTACAGTGCAGAACTACTTGGGACACAAGTCATCGgtaaataaacaattattAGGGCTTTTCTATTGTGTAATATAGGCAGCTTACAACGTTGGAGGTCGAAGCTTGAACTTAGATACCATTCAGACTTCAATCCTTGGTTGCCGTGTTTCTCGTCCAGGACTGGCAAGTCTATGATTGTTTTCGATTCTGAAAATTGAACTTGATGAGGGCTGCTAATAAGGATTGGCGTATTTGCAGGTATTTAGGTTCTTGTTTGCTTCTAGATCAAAGGGTAGAGCTGGAGATTTAGGAAGAGATTATGCTATAACTCACCGTGAGTCTCTACTTCATTTCGCTCTTTGCTCGGGGAGCTTGTCAGATCCATCAGTAAGCAAATCCCCTGACTCAACATCGTTTCTTATCTTACACGCTATTCATATTGAAGGATTAGGTTATAAAGCAACACGATTCTTTTAGGTTCGTATATATACCCCCAAGAACGTGATGATGGAGCTAGAATGTGGTAGAGAAGAGTATGTAAGATCAAACCTAGGAATTTCCAAAGACAACAAGATTCTATTGCCGAAGCTTGTTGAAATATATGCCAAGGATACTGAACTCTGCAACGTCGGTGTTCTTGACATGATTGGGAAATGTTTGCCTTGTGAAGCAAGAGATAGAATCCAGAAGTGTCGCAACAAGAAGCATGGAAGATTCTCTATAGATTGGATTGCACATGATTTCAGATTCGGGTTGCTTCtctgaaaagaaaacacgACTCATGATTCggattagttattttttttttcctttgttttccaTCTGATGTGAGCAATGAATTGAAGAACTTACAAAGTATCAAACTTTCTAGTTATGAGATATGTTAAGTTTATACCTTTATTGTTAAGGAACGACTACAGGATATTTCCGAGTAGCTTCAATCTCCATGGAACTAGTCCATCTGTAGAGTTTAAAAGTGAGCTAATCGATCCTCATTCTAAGAATTCAGCTGCTCCATTCGAAATATCACGAGTCTTTCACTGTGACGGCTTGTTGTTATGCACCTCCCATTTCGACGCATCTAGAGTCTTGGTTTGGAACCCTTTAACTGGTGAACCAGGTGGATCAGAACCGGCAATTTTCTCATAGAAGCTCGCAGCTTTGACCTCGGATACTGCCAAGTAGACAACAATTGCTGCAATAAGAGCTACAAAATCTTGAGCTCTCATCAACGTAGCGAATATTTTGATATCTACGATTTTAACTCTGATTCATGGAGGTTTGTTGAAGATATGATCCCTCCAGGCGTGAGCTTTGGATACTCTGAACTCAGTGTGTCTTTGAAGGGAAATACTTACTGGTTGGCTATAGTTGTAACAGAAACGCCCCGCACCATATCATTGCtcaagtttgatttttcaataGAGAAATCTGTACTTGTGCCTCTTCCCTATCATAGTCTTCAGAGTCGTCGTTTTGAAGCTAGTAGCCTTTCCGttgttagagaagagaaactttcTGTGTTATTACAGCGAGATATAAGTTCCAAGACTGAGATATGGGTGACAAGTAAGATTGATGACACCACCAAAGTGGTGTCTTGGAGCAAGATCTTAGCATTGGATTTGAGCCCTCATCTTCAGATTTGGAATGATGCAAGTTTCTTGATAGGcgaagagaagaaagtcatcATGTGTGAGAGATTGGTTGATGTGCACACGTCCAAAGTCATGGTCTACATTGTTGGGGAGAACAATGTTGTCACACAAGTGGAATTTGGGGTTGTTGAAATGGATGGATGTTGGGCAGTTATCTTTaattatgttccaagtttgaTTCAAATCGAGCAAGCTGGAGGCAATAGGAACATAGGTAAATAAACACCGTCTACATGTAATATCTTTGTGcgtgtgtgtatgtgtgtgtgtgtgtgatcaTGTTCTTTCAGTTTCAGGCTTTTCTAATTCAATGACTTAAAGTGATTCAGAAAACATGTACAAAGATACaagttgtgtgtgtgtttttcttaattttaccCTGTCTCTTGtctgagttttctttttcacccAAGATACAAGTTTTACAACTATAAATCATCGCCCAATTCACCTTGCAAGTTCTACCACTAAGCCAAGCAT from Arabidopsis thaliana chromosome 3, partial sequence includes these protein-coding regions:
- a CDS encoding ternary complex factor MIP1 leucine-zipper protein (unknown protein; CONTAINS InterPro DOMAIN/s: Protein of unknown function DUF547 (InterPro:IPR006869); BEST Arabidopsis thaliana protein match is: Protein of unknown function, DUF547 (TAIR:AT5G66600.3); Has 1466 Blast hits to 1426 proteins in 93 species: Archae - 0; Bacteria - 91; Metazoa - 23; Fungi - 0; Plants - 1310; Viruses - 0; Other Eukaryotes - 42 (source: NCBI BLink).); the protein is MTTRTSNHKRSRSDPVPRKSLKNKKSSEALYNIHMDELLQREIEQLKSLLKSRKLHPGGRRVSSDEIDLLLQEDEVLVRREMKTVLGRKLFLEDSKNEDSSIPKEAKKLVEEIAGLELQVMYLETYLLLLYRRFFNNKITSKLESEEKERSEDLLECTKLIDSPKKGVCSPQKLVEDSGIFRSHSSLSHCSGYSFRMSPHAMDSSYHRSLPFSMLEQSDIDELIGTYVSENVHKSPNSLSEEMVKCISELCRQLVDPGSLDNDLESSSPFRGKEPLKIISRPYDKLLMVKSISRDSEKLNAVEPALKHFRSLVNKLEGVNPRKLNHEEKLAFWINIHNSLVMHSILVYGNPKNSMKRVSGLLKAAYNVGGRSLNLDTIQTSILGCRVSRPGLVFRFLFASRSKGRAGDLGRDYAITHRESLLHFALCSGSLSDPSVSKSPDSTSFLILHAIHIEGLGYKATRFF
- a CDS encoding ternary complex factor MIP1 leucine-zipper protein gives rise to the protein MKTVLGRKLFLEDSKNEDSSIPKEAKKLVEEIAGLELQVMYLETYLLLLYRRFFNNKITSKLESEEKERSEDLLECTKLIDSPKKGVCSPQKLVEDSGIFRSHSSLSHCSGYSFRMSPHAMDSSYHRSLPFSMLEQSDIDELIGTYVSENVHKSPNSLSEEMVKCISELCRQLVDPGSLDNDLESSSPFRGKEPLKIISRPYDKLLMVKSISRDSEKLNAVEPALKHFRSLVNKLEGVNPRKLNHEEKLAFWINIHNSLVMHSILVYGNPKNSMKRVSGLLKAAYNVGGRSLNLDTIQTSILGCRVSRPGLVFRFLFASRSKGRAGDLGRDYAITHRESLLHFALCSGSLSDPSVRIYTPKNVMMELECGREEYVRSNLGISKDNKILLPKLVEIYAKDTELCNVGVLDMIGKCLPCEARDRIQKCRNKKHGRFSIDWIAHDFRFGLLL
- a CDS encoding ternary complex factor MIP1 leucine-zipper protein — its product is MTTRTSNHKRSRSDPVPRKSLKNKKSSEALYNIHMREIEQLKSLLKSRKLHPGGRRVSSDEIDLLLQEDEVLVRREMKTVLGRKLFLEDSKNEDSSIPKEAKKLVEEIAGLELQVMYLETYLLLLYRRFFNNKITSKLESEEKERSEDLLECTKLIDSPKKGVCSPQKLVEDSGIFRSHSSLSHCSGYSFRMSPHAMDSSYHRSLPFSMLEQSDIDELIGTYVSENVHKSPNSLSEEMVKCISELCRQLVDPGSLDNDLESSSPFRGKEPLKIISRPYDKLLMVKSISRDSEKLNAVEPALKHFRSLVNKLEGVNPRKLNHEEKLAFWINIHNSLVMHSILVYGNPKNSMKRVSGLLKAAYNVGGRSLNLDTIQTSILGCRVSRPGLVFRFLFASRSKGRAGDLGRDYAITHRESLLHFALCSGSLSDPSVRIYTPKNVMMELECGREEYVRSNLGISKDNKILLPKLVEIYAKDTELCNVGVLDMIGKCLPCEARDRIQKCRNKKHGRFSIDWIAHDFRFGLLL
- a CDS encoding ternary complex factor MIP1 leucine-zipper protein (FUNCTIONS IN: molecular_function unknown; INVOLVED IN: biological_process unknown; LOCATED IN: cellular_component unknown; EXPRESSED IN: synergid; CONTAINS InterPro DOMAIN/s: F-box associated domain, type 1 (InterPro:IPR006527), F-box associated interaction domain (InterPro:IPR017451), Protein of unknown function DUF547 (InterPro:IPR006869); BEST Arabidopsis thaliana protein match is: Protein of unknown function, DUF547 (TAIR:AT5G66600.3).); translated protein: MTTRTSNHKRSRSDPVPRKSLKNKKSSEALYNIHMDELLQREIEQLKSLLKSRKLHPGGRRVSSDEIDLLLQEDEVLVRREMKTVLGRKLFLEDSKNEDSSIPKEAKKLVEEIAGLELQVMYLETYLLLLYRRFFNNKITSKLESEEKERSEDLLECTKLIDSPKKGVCSPQKLVEDSGIFRSHSSLSHCSGYSFRMSPHAMDSSYHRSLPFSMLEQSDIDELIGTYVSENVHKSPNSLSEEMVKCISELCRQLVDPGSLDNDLESSSPFRGKEPLKIISRPYDKLLMVKSISRDSEKLNAVEPALKHFRSLVNKLEGVNPRKLNHEEKLAFWINIHNSLVMHSILVYGNPKNSMKRVSGLLKAAYNVGGRSLNLDTIQTSILGCRVSRPGLASL
- a CDS encoding ternary complex factor MIP1 leucine-zipper protein → MTTRTSNHKRSRSDPVPRKSLKNKKSSEALYNIHMDELLQREIEQLKSLLKSRKLHPGGRRVSSDEIDLLLQEDEVLVRREMKTVLGRKLFLEDSKNEDSSIPKEAKKLVEEIAGLELQVMYLETYLLLLYRRFFNNKITSKLESEEKERSEDLLECTKLIDSPKKGVCSPQKLVEDSGIFRSHSSLSHCSGYSFRMSPHAMDSSYHRSLPFSMLEQSDIDELIGTYVSENVHKSPNSLSEEMVKCISELCRQLVDPGSLDNDLESSSPFRGKEPLKIISRPYDKLLMVKSISRDSEKLNAVEPALKHFRSLVNKLEGVNPRKLNHEEKLAFWINIHNSLVMHSILVYGNPKNSMKRVSGLLKAAYNVGGRSLNLDTIQTSILGCRVSRPGLVFRFLFASRSKGRAGDLGRDYAITHRESLLHFALCSGSLSDPSVRIYTPKNVMMELECGREEYVRSNLGISKDNKILLPKLVEIYAKDTELCNVGVLDMIGKCLPCEARDRIQKCRNKKHGRFSIDWIAHDFRFGLLL
- a CDS encoding F-box/associated interaction domain protein, with the translated sequence MIPPGVSFGYSELSVSLKGNTYWLAIVVTETPRTISLLKFDFSIEKSVLVPLPYHSLQSRRFEASSLSVVREEKLSVLLQRDISSKTEIWVTSKIDDTTKVVSWSKILALDLSPHLQIWNDASFLIGEEKKVIMCERLVDVHTSKVMVYIVGENNVVTQVEFGVVEMDGCWAVIFNYVPSLIQIEQAGGNRNIGK